A section of the Hippea sp. KM1 genome encodes:
- a CDS encoding glycosyltransferase, with amino-acid sequence MIKKGGFVYSKIPKVSVILPTYNREKTVSRAIESVLAQTFTDFELIIIDDGSTDNTKEIVNKFKDERIVYVRYNENRERSAARNSGIKISRGKYIAFLDSDDEWIRDKLKKQVNLVENSKENVGVVYTGYTQVWDNLNGRKITNPFIDSVEKLEGNIYEELKKGDFVLPSSVLVKKKVFEKVGLFDEKIYAGEAWDLWVRISEKFLFSFIEEPLVVRYINNDSLSGFSFDPFRVVNTMLRVSEKLDINFNKQIFKWFFSNFRTTEEFLEYTRENTQERVIIFGASARGIAIFKYLLSKGIKFNFFVDNDKKKWGKKIEDIEIKSPDAIEKEDIVIIGSAWWKEIAKQLIHLGVTKMVAG; translated from the coding sequence ATGATAAAAAAGGGCGGTTTTGTCTACAGCAAAATACCGAAAGTGAGTGTAATTTTACCTACATACAACAGAGAAAAAACAGTTTCAAGAGCAATTGAAAGTGTCCTTGCTCAAACTTTTACAGATTTTGAATTAATAATAATTGATGATGGTTCTACTGATAATACAAAAGAAATAGTGAATAAATTTAAAGACGAAAGAATAGTATATGTAAGATACAATGAGAATAGGGAAAGATCGGCTGCAAGGAATTCAGGAATAAAAATTTCAAGAGGAAAATATATAGCTTTTTTAGATTCAGATGACGAATGGATTAGAGATAAGCTCAAGAAACAAGTTAACCTTGTAGAAAATTCCAAAGAAAATGTTGGGGTAGTATATACAGGATACACGCAAGTTTGGGATAACTTGAACGGCAGAAAAATAACAAACCCTTTTATTGATTCTGTAGAAAAATTAGAAGGTAATATCTATGAAGAATTAAAAAAAGGCGACTTCGTATTACCCTCTTCAGTTTTAGTAAAGAAAAAAGTTTTTGAAAAGGTCGGTTTATTTGATGAAAAAATTTATGCTGGTGAAGCATGGGATTTATGGGTTAGAATTTCTGAAAAATTTCTATTTAGCTTTATAGAGGAGCCTTTGGTTGTAAGATACATAAATAATGATAGTTTAAGTGGTTTTTCATTTGATCCATTTCGTGTTGTAAATACGATGCTACGTGTTTCTGAAAAACTTGATATTAACTTTAACAAACAAATATTCAAATGGTTTTTTTCCAATTTTAGAACAACAGAAGAATTTTTAGAGTACACAAGAGAAAATACACAAGAGAGAGTTATAATATTCGGAGCCAGTGCCCGTGGAATAGCAATATTTAAATACTTGCTTTCTAAAGGAATAAAATTCAACTTTTTTGTTGATAACGATAAAAAAAAATGGGGTAAAAAAATAGAAGATATAGAAATAAAAAGTCCTGATGCTATAGAAAAGGAAGACATAGTGATTATTGGTAGTGCCTGGTGGAAAGAAATTGCCAAACAATTGATTCATTTAGGGGTTACTAAAATGGTTGCTGGGTAA
- a CDS encoding ATP-binding protein translates to MKKLPIGIQTFSEIIQEGYYYVDKTEFAYKLLIKGKYYFLSRPRRFGKSLFLDTLAEIFLGNKDLFKGLYIYDKYDFKPHPVIRISFGSGDYSLDESQTIDEIRRILKRNQRGYNIECEEIDDYKSCFEELIIKLYEKHKTNVVILIDEYDKPILDNITNKDMAKRARNILKNFYSVIKDSDRYIRFVFITGVSKFSKLNLFSGLNNLEDITIDENYAEICGYTHDDLLTVFKDRIEGIDLELVKRWYNGYNYFGKPLYNPFDILLFLSKNHEFRNYWWQTGNPSFLIEKLKEENHYIPEIENALVPEEALNAFDVEYIDFRALLWQTGYLTIKGKLTDDTGGNLYRLSIPNLEVQLSLNRLFIDYLTNQRIEKTRYELNIKNALKTNDFPSFINHLKTIFATIPYQNYANNIISRYEGYYSSVIFVYLMALGYDVIPEDITNKGRIDLTVKMKDKILILEFKVDQEKDKPIKQIKERRYYEKYLDENKEIYLIGMVFDSRERNISQWEIERVKG, encoded by the coding sequence ATGAAAAAACTCCCAATAGGCATTCAGACCTTTAGCGAGATTATACAGGAAGGTTATTACTATGTTGACAAAACAGAGTTTGCATACAAACTCTTGATAAAGGGCAAGTATTACTTCCTCTCCCGCCCCAGACGCTTCGGCAAATCACTCTTCCTTGACACATTAGCAGAGATATTTTTAGGCAACAAAGACCTATTCAAAGGGCTATACATCTATGACAAGTATGACTTCAAACCCCACCCTGTTATAAGAATATCATTTGGCAGTGGGGATTACTCTTTGGATGAGAGTCAGACAATTGACGAGATAAGAAGAATCCTAAAAAGGAACCAAAGGGGATATAATATAGAATGTGAAGAGATAGACGACTATAAATCCTGCTTTGAGGAATTAATAATCAAACTTTATGAAAAGCACAAAACCAATGTCGTCATCCTCATAGACGAATACGACAAACCCATCCTTGACAACATCACAAACAAGGATATGGCAAAAAGGGCAAGAAACATACTAAAGAACTTCTACTCTGTGATAAAGGATAGCGACAGATACATCAGGTTTGTCTTTATCACTGGAGTAAGCAAATTCTCAAAGCTCAACCTATTCAGTGGGTTGAACAACTTAGAGGATATTACAATTGACGAGAACTATGCAGAAATCTGCGGCTATACACATGATGACCTGTTGACTGTCTTCAAAGACAGAATAGAGGGTATAGATTTAGAGTTGGTCAAGAGGTGGTATAACGGCTACAACTACTTTGGCAAACCACTATACAACCCATTTGACATACTTCTGTTTCTTTCCAAAAACCATGAGTTTAGAAACTACTGGTGGCAGACAGGAAACCCATCATTTCTGATAGAGAAGCTAAAGGAAGAAAACCACTATATCCCTGAAATTGAGAATGCCCTTGTTCCTGAAGAGGCTTTGAATGCCTTTGATGTGGAATACATTGACTTTAGAGCACTCCTCTGGCAGACGGGGTATTTGACGATAAAAGGGAAATTGACGGATGATACAGGAGGCAACCTATATAGGCTTTCTATCCCCAATCTTGAGGTTCAACTCTCTTTAAACAGGCTATTTATAGATTATCTGACAAACCAGAGAATAGAAAAGACAAGGTATGAACTTAACATAAAGAACGCCCTAAAGACCAACGACTTTCCCTCCTTCATCAACCACCTAAAGACCATCTTTGCAACCATTCCCTATCAGAACTATGCAAACAACATCATATCCAGGTATGAGGGATACTATAGCAGTGTGATCTTTGTCTACCTGATGGCTTTGGGCTATGATGTGATACCTGAGGATATAACAAACAAGGGAAGGATTGATTTAACAGTTAAGATGAAGGATAAGATCCTCATCTTAGAGTTCAAAGTGGATCAAGAGAAAGACAAACCGATAAAGCAGATAAAAGAGAGAAGATACTATGAGAAATACTTGGATGAGAACAAAGAGATATACCTCATTGGGATGGTGTTTGATTCAAGGGAGAGGAATATTAGTCAGTGGGAGATTGAGAGGGTGAAGGGGTAG
- a CDS encoding FkbM family methyltransferase, translated as MSINKIEDRRLLGEKTVILFGAGGLLSYAINELSKLSIEVAYISDNNKNLHGTKVNGIEIIPPDKIKDKNLPVLITSMYAKEIASQLKSMGIEEYCDFSYSFDLNRWIEHFDLELINKNIDKINEARELFEDIESKEVFDSILEYRRTLKPDILLKASYDNYFHPLASPKKNDVIIDGGAWHGDTCINFASKLKNRCTIYSFEPEENNFNKLKNSIYKHKLQNTVFPIKKGLYNKECTLFIDTNVDNDMQFQIRTTNTGKAIEMISIDIFIKQENISKIDFIKMDIEGSEYKALEGSKKTIERFKPKLAICIYHLYNDLWEIPLLIKRLNSQYRLYLGHHSQNLLDTVLYAV; from the coding sequence ATGAGCATTAACAAAATAGAAGATAGGAGATTGTTGGGCGAAAAGACAGTGATTCTGTTCGGCGCGGGTGGATTGTTATCTTATGCAATCAACGAACTTAGTAAATTAAGCATTGAAGTAGCATATATTTCCGATAATAATAAAAATTTACATGGAACTAAAGTAAACGGTATAGAAATTATACCGCCCGACAAAATAAAAGATAAAAATCTGCCTGTTTTAATAACAAGTATGTATGCTAAAGAAATAGCATCTCAACTTAAAAGCATGGGAATTGAAGAATATTGTGATTTTTCTTATAGTTTTGATCTAAATCGATGGATCGAACATTTTGATCTTGAGCTAATTAACAAAAATATTGATAAAATTAATGAAGCAAGAGAATTATTTGAAGACATTGAATCCAAAGAAGTGTTTGATTCTATATTAGAGTATAGAAGGACGCTAAAACCCGATATTTTGTTGAAGGCTTCTTATGACAATTATTTCCACCCCTTGGCAAGTCCAAAAAAAAATGATGTTATTATAGATGGCGGTGCTTGGCATGGAGATACATGTATTAATTTTGCTTCAAAATTAAAAAACAGATGCACTATATATTCATTTGAACCAGAGGAAAATAATTTTAATAAATTGAAAAACAGTATCTATAAGCATAAGCTTCAGAACACTGTTTTTCCAATAAAAAAAGGCCTTTACAACAAGGAATGCACCCTGTTTATAGATACAAATGTTGATAACGATATGCAATTTCAAATCCGAACTACAAATACTGGCAAAGCAATAGAAATGATTTCTATAGATATTTTCATTAAACAAGAGAATATCTCAAAAATCGATTTCATAAAAATGGATATAGAAGGCTCCGAATATAAAGCATTAGAAGGAAGCAAGAAAACTATAGAAAGATTCAAACCAAAGTTGGCAATTTGTATTTATCACCTATACAATGATTTGTGGGAAATTCCTCTGTTAATTAAAAGATTAAACAGTCAATACAGACTGTATTTAGGTCATCATTCTCAGAATTTACTCGACACAGTTTTGTATGCTGTATAA
- a CDS encoding transketolase has protein sequence METGMNKIAAKIRIGTLKSIHYADSGHPGGSLSIVGILVYLYFKEMNIKDWRDPNRDRFVLSKGHACPALYAVLAEKGFIEKKELWNLRKTGALLQGHPEIGIPGIEVVSGSLGQGFSAALGIALGAKRLNKSFRVYVILGDGECNEGQVWEGAMFGAFHKLDNLVAIVDYNNLQSDSNCDNVTALSPLNEKWKAFGWHVLEINGHDFKEIENAFKVARRTKGKPTCIIAHTIKGKGVSFMENNPAWHGSRGLTEEELRQALKELGEE, from the coding sequence ATGGAAACTGGTATGAATAAAATAGCAGCAAAAATTAGAATAGGCACTTTAAAATCAATCCATTATGCTGACTCTGGTCATCCTGGTGGCTCACTATCAATAGTCGGTATTCTGGTTTATCTATACTTCAAAGAGATGAATATAAAAGACTGGCGAGATCCTAACAGAGATAGGTTTGTTTTGTCCAAAGGTCATGCCTGCCCCGCTTTGTATGCAGTGTTAGCAGAAAAGGGGTTCATAGAAAAAAAAGAACTCTGGAATTTGAGAAAAACAGGTGCTCTTCTGCAGGGGCATCCAGAGATTGGAATACCTGGTATAGAAGTTGTTTCAGGGTCATTGGGACAAGGGTTCTCTGCAGCACTTGGTATAGCATTGGGGGCAAAGAGACTGAACAAAAGTTTTAGGGTTTATGTGATTCTTGGGGATGGCGAGTGTAACGAAGGTCAGGTTTGGGAAGGAGCTATGTTTGGTGCTTTCCATAAGTTAGACAACTTGGTTGCAATAGTAGATTACAATAACCTACAAAGCGACAGCAATTGCGACAATGTTACAGCCTTGTCTCCTCTAAACGAAAAATGGAAAGCATTTGGGTGGCATGTCTTAGAGATAAATGGCCATGATTTCAAAGAAATAGAGAACGCCTTCAAAGTTGCAAGAAGAACAAAAGGCAAACCCACATGCATTATTGCGCATACAATCAAGGGCAAAGGTGTATCATTTATGGAAAACAACCCAGCTTGGCATGGAAGTAGAGGCTTGACAGAGGAAGAGTTAAGACAAGCGCTGAAGGAATTGGGTGAAGAATGA